In one SAR324 cluster bacterium genomic region, the following are encoded:
- a CDS encoding glycosyltransferase family 39 protein has translation MSKHFPAFAILLIHGALFMGVFNQWINPHPDMLDHWVWSRVFAFSYYEHPPMVAWLMRTMTSLTGNSEFSLELWAQIINLTILLLAYGITARLFNPRAGLWTLILLESSLYWFYGSAFFHIDQPFLIFWLINLYLAVRFCQCGKTRYLLGLGVVAGFGALSKYITLLFYVGFGLHLLFHKALRKNLWNPWLYLAGIISLLIFTPVLWWNYQHEWVSFRFQFGRGMSGADFGQNFIWFTLGHILLFSPVWSVWIFRALWLHRRSMFDPDFSGSVILTISLFGLTFFSLMSFRGNIADPHWANVGYLGAMIVSGKWLSDQWEENRNKKRLILLAGMGAGINVLIGGLLFWHILTPIQDVTLYKLRYLDGFKSLNMPDTVVEKLRPIFKKEVRGYSGFHQRLSSILTQEELRQYQTDIVKLAIQPTSDIATPLIKWSETASDLDQLLKVANRFPADYVVSREYQFSSALSFYLENQPFPHSLQKPERNQWSPVEQLKTGNTIMVCQFAQCPQVKQRSETLIQQKFTWLGDIKTESNGRIVRWFAVYANRPQTEHQ, from the coding sequence ATGTCCAAACATTTTCCCGCATTTGCCATTCTGTTGATTCACGGAGCACTCTTCATGGGAGTGTTCAATCAGTGGATAAATCCTCATCCTGACATGCTTGATCACTGGGTGTGGTCACGCGTCTTCGCGTTTTCCTATTATGAACATCCGCCCATGGTCGCCTGGTTGATGCGGACCATGACCTCGCTCACAGGAAACTCAGAGTTCTCCCTGGAGCTATGGGCCCAAATCATCAATCTCACCATTCTTCTTCTGGCTTATGGCATCACGGCCAGATTGTTCAATCCCCGTGCCGGTTTATGGACATTGATCCTGCTGGAATCATCACTTTACTGGTTTTATGGTTCCGCGTTTTTTCATATTGATCAACCATTCCTGATTTTCTGGCTCATCAACCTCTACCTTGCGGTCCGTTTCTGTCAGTGCGGCAAAACTCGTTATTTACTGGGCCTTGGCGTTGTCGCGGGATTCGGAGCCTTGTCCAAATACATCACCCTGTTGTTCTATGTGGGCTTTGGCCTCCACTTGTTATTCCATAAAGCCTTACGCAAGAATCTATGGAATCCCTGGTTGTATCTGGCAGGCATTATCTCACTGCTGATATTCACACCGGTTTTATGGTGGAATTATCAGCATGAGTGGGTTTCCTTCCGTTTTCAGTTCGGCCGTGGAATGAGCGGAGCCGATTTTGGTCAGAATTTTATCTGGTTCACACTGGGACATATTCTACTGTTTTCACCAGTCTGGTCCGTGTGGATTTTTCGTGCGCTTTGGTTGCACCGTCGATCCATGTTTGATCCGGATTTTTCAGGCAGTGTCATTTTAACCATCAGCCTGTTCGGTCTCACTTTTTTTTCACTCATGAGTTTTCGGGGCAACATTGCTGATCCACACTGGGCCAATGTGGGTTATCTGGGGGCGATGATTGTTTCAGGAAAATGGTTGTCAGATCAATGGGAAGAAAACCGCAACAAAAAACGATTAATCCTGCTTGCCGGAATGGGGGCCGGAATCAATGTTCTGATTGGAGGGCTCCTGTTCTGGCATATTCTTACACCAATTCAGGATGTCACACTTTATAAATTGAGATATCTGGACGGCTTCAAGTCCTTGAACATGCCTGACACTGTTGTGGAAAAGTTAAGACCGATTTTTAAAAAAGAGGTTCGAGGTTATTCAGGTTTTCATCAACGGCTTTCCTCCATTTTGACACAGGAAGAACTGCGGCAATACCAGACAGACATCGTTAAACTTGCAATACAACCGACCAGTGATATTGCCACCCCCTTGATCAAATGGTCTGAAACAGCATCGGATCTGGATCAGTTACTGAAGGTTGCCAATCGTTTTCCAGCAGATTATGTTGTTTCCAGGGAATATCAGTTCAGCAGTGCCTTGTCCTTTTATCTTGAAAACCAGCCATTTCCCCACAGTCTTCAAAAACCGGAACGAAATCAGTGGAGTCCTGTGGAACAACTTAAAACTGGAAATACCATCATGGTCTGCCAGTTTGCCCAATGTCCCCAGGTCAAACAACGTTCCGAAACATTGATTCAACAGAAATTCACATGGTTGGGAGACATCAAAACGGAGTCCAACGGTCGAATTGTTCGCTGGTTTGCCGTATATGCCAACAGGCCTCAAACTGAACACCAATAA
- a CDS encoding acyl-CoA thioesterase, protein MTFIKVETLVRVTYGDTDAMGHAYYGNFFRWFEVGRTEWFRATGMDYRSLEQHEGIFLPVIEAHCDYKNPAFYDDLLSIHTGFEYNGRAKMQFNMEIFRQTDNQLLATGHTVHVCLDRQRKILKIPPFLKTLMDKQILPSLE, encoded by the coding sequence ATGACTTTTATCAAGGTTGAAACGCTGGTCCGGGTGACCTATGGCGATACGGATGCGATGGGTCATGCATATTACGGAAACTTTTTCCGGTGGTTTGAGGTGGGCCGAACAGAATGGTTTCGTGCTACCGGCATGGATTACCGCAGTCTGGAACAGCATGAGGGGATTTTTCTTCCGGTGATTGAAGCGCACTGTGATTACAAAAATCCTGCGTTTTATGATGATTTGTTATCAATTCATACAGGCTTTGAATACAATGGCAGAGCGAAAATGCAGTTCAATATGGAGATCTTTCGTCAGACTGACAATCAGCTTCTGGCCACAGGCCATACAGTCCATGTCTGTCTGGACCGTCAAAGAAAGATTTTAAAGATCCCGCCTTTTTTGAAAACCCTGATGGACAAACAAATCCTCCCCTCACTTGAATGA